In one Neobacillus sp. WH10 genomic region, the following are encoded:
- a CDS encoding DUF2759 domain-containing protein: MGLVIIFAIVTVLAAIGGFSALKNKNFLGAFWGVASFLVFGWFTVMTILKSGFPTGTH, from the coding sequence GTGGGTTTAGTAATTATTTTTGCGATCGTAACCGTGCTTGCTGCCATCGGTGGATTTAGCGCACTAAAGAATAAAAACTTCTTAGGCGCTTTTTGGGGTGTAGCTTCATTCTTAGTTTTTGGCTGGTTTACAGTCATGACAATTCTTAAATCCGGATTTCCTACTGGAACGCATTAA
- a CDS encoding Arc family DNA-binding protein, whose translation MSEQKRFTLRMDSDLFKEIEKRAEVNKRSIAKEIEFLLEKHIKEESKDSDNA comes from the coding sequence ATGAGTGAGCAAAAACGTTTTACCTTAAGAATGGATTCAGACCTGTTTAAAGAAATTGAAAAGAGAGCAGAAGTTAACAAGCGATCCATTGCTAAAGAGATTGAATTTTTACTCGAAAAGCACATTAAAGAAGAAAGCAAGGATTCCGACAACGCATAA
- a CDS encoding host-nuclease inhibitor Gam family protein yields MVPLENVLVELEEQEVQELQNVFAVVDLETAAEAQRRIVYFEDRKTEIDSIIEKQIAPFLLKIEKIKEWGEQAKIEFNEKQVHYSNHLEHYLRQEVAKQLETGKKPKKTIALPYGKISLKSQQPKFEKDESELFQYAKENGFIRVKEETNWAELKKKCVVADGKLYDTNGEQVPGVVVVEQPEKFELKME; encoded by the coding sequence ATGGTTCCATTAGAAAATGTGTTAGTTGAACTTGAAGAACAGGAAGTGCAAGAATTGCAAAATGTATTTGCGGTTGTGGATTTGGAAACGGCAGCTGAAGCTCAAAGAAGAATTGTCTATTTCGAAGACAGGAAAACGGAAATCGATTCAATCATCGAGAAACAAATTGCTCCTTTCTTACTTAAAATCGAAAAAATTAAAGAATGGGGCGAACAAGCGAAAATTGAATTCAATGAAAAACAGGTTCATTACTCTAATCACTTAGAACATTACTTACGTCAAGAAGTTGCAAAACAACTGGAAACAGGAAAGAAACCTAAGAAAACGATCGCATTACCTTATGGGAAAATTTCATTAAAATCTCAACAACCTAAATTTGAAAAGGATGAATCAGAGTTATTCCAGTACGCCAAAGAAAATGGGTTTATTCGAGTGAAAGAAGAAACGAATTGGGCAGAGTTAAAGAAAAAATGTGTAGTTGCTGATGGGAAATTGTATGACACGAATGGAGAACAAGTGCCTGGTGTGGTTGTTGTTGAACAGCCGGAGAAATTTGAATTAAAAATGGAATAA
- a CDS encoding helix-turn-helix transcriptional regulator — translation MTLRLKELREKRGMTQTFLAKQLGYDYVSSYSMIEKGERKLDVFKAKKIADIFGVEIEDLFSEDDLAKKAN, via the coding sequence ATGACTTTAAGACTAAAAGAACTTAGAGAGAAAAGGGGAATGACCCAAACTTTTTTAGCAAAACAACTAGGGTATGACTATGTATCATCATACAGCATGATTGAAAAAGGTGAAAGAAAATTAGATGTTTTTAAAGCTAAAAAAATTGCAGATATATTTGGCGTTGAAATTGAAGACCTTTTTTCTGAAGATGATTTAGCTAAAAAAGCTAATTAA
- a CDS encoding SAM-dependent methyltransferase: MITYLQKLILNSPNGSISYSDYIGAALYHPEFGYYMKDKQKIGRQGDFITTSNISDVYGRLVAKWFFQTCEKTNLPPVFCEIGAGNGRFAKAFLKEWDDSIKAPLQYFIVESSPYHRKLQSELLMGDFSVVQVESLSELGPFEGMVFSNELFDALPVHVIEKINGKLFEVMVGIQEDKLYEQQIPLTNSEVLSFLEESKIVLKEKQRIEIPLAMEKMIQEIATVLTKGLVVTGDYGYTDKEWMDPRRAEGSLRGYFQHMMINDVLQHPGEMDITTHIHFDYLIRKGMQVKLQLLTKLRQDEFLLKAGILKELENHYDPNPFSEVSKRNRAIRSLIMPSGMSSYFHVIVQQKGLQLSESDLFT; the protein is encoded by the coding sequence ATGATTACATATTTACAAAAGTTAATTTTAAATTCGCCAAATGGGTCCATCTCCTACTCAGACTATATAGGGGCTGCTCTTTATCATCCTGAATTTGGCTATTATATGAAGGACAAACAGAAAATTGGCCGGCAAGGAGATTTCATTACGACCAGCAATATTTCTGATGTATATGGCAGGCTGGTAGCAAAATGGTTTTTCCAAACCTGTGAAAAAACAAATCTGCCGCCAGTATTTTGTGAAATAGGAGCAGGAAATGGCCGTTTTGCAAAGGCCTTTTTGAAGGAGTGGGATGATTCGATTAAAGCCCCCTTACAATATTTTATTGTAGAAAGCAGCCCTTATCATCGGAAATTACAAAGTGAATTACTGATGGGCGATTTTTCTGTTGTCCAAGTGGAGAGTCTAAGCGAATTGGGCCCCTTTGAAGGGATGGTTTTTTCAAATGAACTTTTTGATGCACTTCCTGTCCATGTGATTGAAAAAATAAATGGTAAACTATTTGAAGTAATGGTAGGGATTCAAGAAGACAAATTGTATGAACAGCAAATTCCATTAACTAATTCAGAAGTTCTCTCCTTTTTAGAGGAAAGTAAAATTGTTTTAAAAGAAAAGCAGCGGATCGAAATACCATTAGCAATGGAAAAGATGATACAAGAGATTGCAACTGTTTTAACTAAAGGCCTAGTTGTGACAGGTGATTATGGCTATACGGATAAGGAATGGATGGATCCACGGAGGGCAGAGGGGAGTTTAAGAGGATATTTTCAACATATGATGATAAATGATGTCTTGCAGCATCCTGGAGAAATGGATATTACAACACACATCCATTTTGATTATCTCATTCGAAAAGGTATGCAAGTTAAGTTGCAATTGTTAACAAAGCTTAGACAGGATGAATTTTTATTAAAAGCAGGTATTCTAAAGGAATTAGAAAACCATTATGATCCCAATCCTTTTTCAGAGGTAAGTAAGCGGAATCGGGCGATTCGCAGCTTAATTATGCCCTCAGGAATGAGCTCTTATTTTCATGTAATTGTTCAGCAAAAAGGACTGCAGTTATCTGAAAGTGACTTGTTCACTTAA
- a CDS encoding YqzE family protein yields MKTNDYVKYMTQTIVKYADQPKDERKRLRLEKKQTKADFWYRWFGILPYILYSEMKRRRKV; encoded by the coding sequence ATGAAAACAAATGATTATGTCAAATACATGACCCAAACCATTGTAAAATATGCTGACCAGCCGAAAGATGAACGAAAACGACTCCGGTTAGAGAAAAAGCAAACAAAAGCCGATTTTTGGTATCGGTGGTTTGGAATTCTACCCTATATACTTTATTCTGAAATGAAGAGAAGACGTAAAGTCTAA
- a CDS encoding DUF2626 domain-containing protein, with product MDRMFRVCGFWTGIFTVMFYLGDMDKTAMLFLAQTGFFVLLSYLKLSERMYLWVFGAYLTIFFAGFTYWTTFMMPLGGGH from the coding sequence ATGGATCGCATGTTTAGAGTCTGTGGGTTCTGGACGGGTATTTTTACTGTTATGTTTTATTTAGGTGATATGGATAAAACAGCAATGTTATTCTTAGCCCAAACAGGATTCTTCGTTCTGCTAAGCTATCTTAAACTTTCCGAGCGTATGTATTTATGGGTGTTCGGAGCATATTTAACTATTTTCTTTGCAGGCTTCACATATTGGACTACATTTATGATGCCGCTTGGTGGAGGACATTAA
- a CDS encoding toxin-antitoxin system HicB family antitoxin: MTKDDKKDNRKSFTLRLNAELSKKVEREADSLGLTQNSYITMVLHKVLRKEISE, from the coding sequence ATGACCAAAGATGACAAAAAAGACAACCGAAAAAGTTTTACATTAAGGCTTAATGCCGAGTTGAGCAAAAAAGTAGAAAGGGAGGCTGATAGTTTAGGACTAACTCAAAATTCTTACATCACCATGGTTCTGCACAAAGTGCTTAGAAAAGAAATTTCTGAATGA
- the comGF gene encoding competence type IV pilus minor pilin ComGF — protein sequence MSKLKRMHSFQNIKFGVSSNEKAFTLIEVLIAFSIFSTIVFFMTPIFQIILNTKGNDAVLQSMEWEVFCSQIKKEIRLSSRAEVVSGRLILTKDTETIQYEKYGSNLRRRVNSTGHEIILQNVSQSTFSMINNAVMITVTDTWGKEYAVTCYSLVNWTSET from the coding sequence GTGTCAAAGTTGAAAAGAATGCATTCCTTCCAGAATATAAAGTTTGGGGTGTCCTCGAATGAAAAAGCTTTTACCCTTATCGAGGTACTGATCGCATTTTCAATTTTTTCCACCATTGTTTTCTTTATGACACCTATTTTTCAAATTATCCTTAATACGAAAGGGAATGACGCAGTACTACAGTCGATGGAGTGGGAAGTTTTTTGCAGCCAAATAAAAAAAGAGATCAGGCTGTCCTCCCGTGCTGAAGTAGTCTCTGGTCGCTTAATCTTAACAAAGGATACAGAAACGATTCAATATGAGAAATACGGGTCAAACCTAAGGAGACGTGTGAATTCAACCGGTCACGAAATCATCCTTCAAAACGTATCGCAATCCACCTTCTCCATGATAAATAATGCTGTTATGATAACTGTTACAGACACCTGGGGTAAAGAATATGCCGTTACATGTTATTCGTTAGTGAATTGGACTAGTGAAACATGA
- a CDS encoding helix-turn-helix domain-containing protein, translating to MEQTLKITNVLSDPTRYYIYQYITKRHQEVTVQEVAENFNIHPNVARLHLSKLEDVNMLASETKKTGKGGRPSRLYRLSDDVIQLHFPYRDYMLLSKVAIQTMISLGEAGREALFLTGKRFGTEVIEQEMAKKSLGEELEFDQKLTILKSAATLAGFYPEFEANGDKTKIYFQIFNCPFKEVAEEHTETVCSMHHEFLKGMFGALFESVELIEKENMISGCETCSYQALVTN from the coding sequence ATGGAACAAACATTAAAAATAACAAACGTTTTGTCAGATCCAACACGATACTACATTTATCAATACATTACCAAACGTCATCAAGAAGTAACCGTTCAAGAGGTCGCAGAAAATTTTAATATTCATCCAAATGTAGCGAGACTGCATTTATCAAAGTTAGAAGATGTTAACATGTTAGCATCTGAAACAAAGAAAACGGGCAAAGGCGGCCGGCCAAGCCGGTTATACCGTTTATCCGACGATGTTATTCAGCTTCATTTCCCGTATCGCGACTATATGCTTTTATCCAAAGTGGCAATCCAAACTATGATTTCACTTGGTGAAGCTGGTAGAGAAGCACTTTTCTTAACTGGTAAACGATTTGGAACTGAAGTGATAGAGCAGGAGATGGCTAAAAAATCACTCGGTGAGGAATTAGAATTCGACCAAAAGCTAACAATATTAAAAAGTGCCGCAACACTAGCAGGTTTTTACCCGGAATTTGAAGCAAATGGTGATAAAACAAAAATCTACTTCCAAATTTTCAACTGCCCATTTAAAGAAGTCGCTGAAGAACATACGGAAACGGTCTGCAGTATGCACCACGAATTTTTGAAGGGTATGTTCGGAGCACTTTTCGAATCCGTTGAATTAATTGAAAAAGAAAACATGATTTCCGGCTGTGAAACTTGCTCATATCAAGCACTTGTAACAAACTAA
- the comGC gene encoding competence type IV pilus major pilin ComGC: MKKNEKGFTLIEMMIVMLVISVLLIITIPNITKHNSNINNKGCEAYVKMVQAQVQAYEMDKNKVPTLAELKTEGYLKDDAKGCPNGNTIEIDSKGNVITVEKAATNVQ, translated from the coding sequence ATGAAGAAAAATGAAAAAGGTTTTACACTGATCGAAATGATGATTGTTATGCTTGTCATCTCAGTGTTATTAATTATCACCATTCCAAACATTACCAAACATAATTCTAATATCAACAACAAGGGATGCGAGGCCTACGTTAAAATGGTTCAGGCTCAAGTTCAAGCATATGAAATGGATAAGAACAAGGTGCCCACACTTGCGGAACTTAAAACAGAGGGATATTTAAAGGATGATGCCAAAGGGTGTCCAAATGGAAATACAATCGAAATAGATTCTAAAGGTAATGTAATAACGGTTGAAAAAGCAGCAACTAACGTACAATGA
- a CDS encoding recombinase family protein has translation MKVAAYIRVSTIMQVEEGYSLSAQKERLKAFAFSQNWEIVQFYVDEGLSAKDMDRPELQRMLKGVRKGVFDIVLVYKLDRLTRSVIDLDKLLTEFSEHDVMFKSATEVYDTTTATGRLFIRLVASMAQWERENLGERVRFGMQEKAREGKWTVSTPPLGYNSEESVLKINPTEALIVKEVYSLYLQGMGMHKIARNLNERGLYTKKDKPWAQSTIQYILTNPIYHGTTRYNYRVNADQYFEVEGAVPAIITEEEFKLTQQMIEKRKHTHPRQATSKFIFSKVLKCGRCGKTLIGKTSQSRRGEKVYYSYGYYCPNRQRSLCDLPLISQTLFEQKFIQMIELWDLHQEANEILNNEVASSVEDYAETIQKLENELKEIENRRSRWQYAWVKGMFSKIDSKNDEEFQKRMKEEDEKEKIISKEIYELKSNDITQEDSNIKIWTDIKLNWNHMSDEIKKQFILIAVNFMKVDKINKDKTPDSIEIKEVRLN, from the coding sequence ATGAAGGTAGCTGCTTATATCCGTGTTTCTACTATAATGCAGGTGGAAGAAGGGTATTCTCTCTCCGCACAAAAAGAACGATTAAAAGCCTTTGCTTTTTCTCAAAATTGGGAAATTGTTCAATTTTATGTTGATGAAGGGTTAAGCGCAAAAGATATGGACCGCCCGGAACTCCAAAGGATGTTAAAAGGTGTACGTAAGGGAGTCTTTGATATTGTACTAGTTTATAAACTAGATAGATTGACTCGTTCTGTAATTGATCTAGATAAACTTTTAACAGAGTTTTCCGAGCATGATGTCATGTTTAAAAGTGCTACGGAGGTATATGACACAACTACAGCGACAGGAAGGTTATTTATCCGTCTTGTTGCATCAATGGCTCAATGGGAGAGGGAGAACTTAGGGGAAAGGGTTCGTTTCGGGATGCAAGAAAAGGCGCGTGAGGGAAAATGGACAGTAAGTACTCCCCCACTTGGTTATAACTCCGAAGAATCTGTTTTAAAAATTAATCCAACCGAAGCTCTTATAGTGAAAGAGGTTTATTCTTTGTACCTCCAGGGAATGGGTATGCACAAAATAGCTAGAAACCTAAATGAACGAGGTCTCTACACTAAGAAAGATAAACCATGGGCGCAAAGTACTATTCAATACATTCTAACCAATCCAATCTACCATGGTACAACACGTTATAACTATAGAGTGAATGCAGACCAATATTTCGAGGTAGAAGGTGCTGTTCCCGCCATTATTACGGAAGAAGAATTTAAACTTACCCAACAAATGATTGAAAAGAGAAAACATACACACCCACGACAAGCGACTTCAAAATTCATCTTTAGTAAAGTACTAAAGTGTGGTCGATGTGGGAAAACATTAATAGGAAAAACTTCGCAGTCAAGACGAGGCGAAAAAGTGTATTACTCTTATGGTTATTATTGTCCTAATCGGCAACGCTCCCTTTGTGATCTACCATTGATAAGCCAGACCCTTTTTGAACAAAAATTTATTCAAATGATTGAATTATGGGATTTACACCAAGAAGCAAATGAAATCCTAAATAATGAAGTTGCTTCGTCTGTTGAGGATTATGCTGAAACAATACAAAAGTTAGAAAATGAATTAAAAGAAATAGAAAATCGTCGTTCTCGTTGGCAATATGCTTGGGTGAAAGGAATGTTCTCAAAAATAGATTCTAAAAATGATGAAGAATTTCAAAAACGAATGAAAGAAGAAGACGAAAAAGAAAAGATAATTTCAAAAGAAATATATGAATTAAAGTCTAACGATATTACACAAGAAGATTCAAATATAAAAATTTGGACAGATATAAAATTAAATTGGAATCATATGAGTGATGAAATAAAAAAACAATTTATTTTAATCGCTGTTAATTTCATGAAAGTTGATAAAATAAATAAGGATAAAACGCCTGATTCCATTGAAATTAAAGAGGTTAGATTAAACTAA
- a CDS encoding MBL fold metallo-hydrolase, with the protein MKWQQIPLGTLQTNCYIVENPDRSCLIFDPGGEGNKLIHLLDQRKLKPSAIVLTHAHFDHIGAVNVVRDTYKIPVYIHKQEEKWLGDPALNGSQLFMHVESIRVNPADHIINNEGAMKIGDFEFAVFHTPGHSPGSISCYFEKDGFVISGDALFQGSIGRTDLPGGNQSQLLKSIHDKLLSLPEETYVLSGHGPVTTIGEEMDSNPFLNGF; encoded by the coding sequence ATGAAATGGCAGCAAATTCCTTTAGGGACATTGCAAACAAATTGTTACATTGTTGAAAATCCTGATAGGTCATGTTTAATTTTTGACCCAGGCGGTGAAGGAAATAAGCTGATACACTTACTGGACCAAAGAAAATTAAAGCCAAGTGCTATTGTATTAACACATGCACATTTTGATCATATTGGTGCTGTAAATGTAGTGAGAGATACATATAAAATACCAGTTTATATTCACAAACAGGAAGAAAAATGGCTGGGCGACCCGGCATTAAATGGTTCACAGTTGTTTATGCATGTTGAATCAATTCGTGTAAATCCTGCCGATCACATCATTAATAATGAAGGGGCAATGAAAATCGGGGATTTTGAGTTTGCGGTTTTTCATACACCTGGACATTCACCTGGCAGTATTTCCTGCTATTTCGAAAAGGATGGGTTTGTTATCTCTGGTGATGCTTTATTTCAGGGAAGTATCGGTCGAACGGACCTGCCTGGAGGAAATCAATCGCAGCTATTAAAAAGTATCCACGATAAGCTTTTATCATTGCCCGAGGAAACCTATGTCTTATCAGGTCATGGTCCTGTGACAACGATTGGGGAGGAAATGGATAGTAATCCCTTCTTGAATGGTTTTTGA
- the comGD gene encoding competence type IV pilus minor pilin ComGD, which yields MSQNQKGFTLIESLIVLSVFMIISSITVFYLKPQHSVIEDEAFFTQLQADLLYAQQYAISHQHEVSVVFVQNEYRYYMFLQYGLPPFIERSYSTNIKLREGTIPLYLKFLSDGNVNKFGSFFIYTKKKNYRLTFLIGRGRFYVTEQ from the coding sequence ATGAGCCAAAATCAAAAAGGCTTTACCTTAATTGAGTCCTTGATAGTTCTCTCGGTTTTTATGATTATTTCCTCGATTACAGTCTTCTACTTAAAACCTCAGCACTCTGTAATTGAAGATGAGGCCTTTTTTACTCAACTACAGGCAGACCTGCTTTACGCACAACAATATGCTATTTCCCACCAACATGAAGTATCAGTAGTATTTGTTCAAAATGAATATAGATACTATATGTTTTTGCAATATGGGCTGCCTCCGTTTATCGAGAGAAGTTACTCAACAAATATTAAGCTTAGGGAAGGTACCATCCCTTTATATTTAAAATTCCTAAGTGATGGAAATGTAAACAAGTTTGGTTCCTTTTTTATCTATACTAAAAAGAAGAACTATCGACTAACATTTTTGATTGGAAGGGGACGGTTCTATGTTACGGAGCAATAA
- a CDS encoding helix-turn-helix transcriptional regulator, with protein MTLGKILKDLRTKNRWTLKEVAQKLGLSGHSTYSNWEYGRTEPDVEMLKKIAILYDVDLKYLLTGSNEEVDYESHDLKELLGAKILTWGDEVLDEEERKKAIEVINILLKKQKDTN; from the coding sequence ATGACGCTTGGAAAAATATTAAAAGATTTACGAACTAAAAATAGGTGGACTTTAAAAGAGGTTGCACAAAAATTAGGGTTATCTGGTCACAGCACTTATTCTAATTGGGAATACGGTAGAACTGAACCAGATGTAGAAATGTTAAAGAAGATTGCAATTTTGTATGATGTTGATTTGAAATACCTTTTAACAGGTAGTAACGAGGAAGTAGATTACGAAAGTCACGATCTAAAAGAATTATTAGGTGCGAAGATACTAACTTGGGGCGACGAAGTACTCGACGAAGAAGAAAGAAAAAAAGCCATTGAAGTTATAAATATTCTATTGAAAAAACAAAAAGACACTAATTAG
- the comGG gene encoding competence type IV pilus minor pilin ComGG — protein sequence MKNTEQGFTYPLVLCILILFLLFFSMHIEQLLTERKMAHETAAIFQQEYYFLSSVKKVEWLFQTEGNIPDKGTIVYRNGTMDYQTEPISGYVQKVNFTLSLNSGEAITGRGFFDTGSKKMVKWVELK from the coding sequence ATGAAAAATACTGAACAGGGATTCACCTACCCGCTAGTTTTGTGCATACTTATCCTTTTTCTGCTATTTTTCTCTATGCATATAGAACAATTACTAACTGAAAGAAAAATGGCACACGAAACGGCAGCTATCTTCCAACAGGAATATTATTTTCTTTCATCAGTAAAGAAAGTTGAATGGTTGTTTCAAACAGAAGGAAATATTCCTGACAAGGGAACGATTGTATATAGAAATGGAACCATGGACTACCAAACAGAACCAATATCGGGATATGTTCAAAAAGTGAATTTCACGCTTAGCTTAAATTCTGGCGAAGCGATCACTGGACGTGGATTTTTTGATACAGGGTCAAAGAAAATGGTCAAATGGGTAGAATTGAAATAA
- a CDS encoding ERF family protein — protein sequence MKTSENISEIAKALGAFQSNVKQPEKDGANPHFKSKYVTLDGTVKAIHDCAPSHGLSYTQMPVSAENGVGVVTVIFHESGQFIEFDPFILPLEKKTAQGVGSATTYARRYSLSAAFGIVSDLDDDGNEASENTPSQKPQLATDKQLNLINKLVTDVAKAMSISKEESYKTLQKHMKKDMEWYTPSDASKAIEILNGALKQGA from the coding sequence ATGAAAACTAGCGAAAATATTTCCGAAATCGCTAAAGCGCTTGGAGCCTTTCAATCAAATGTAAAACAGCCTGAAAAAGATGGGGCCAATCCTCATTTTAAATCAAAATATGTCACTCTTGACGGAACTGTTAAAGCAATTCATGATTGCGCACCGTCCCACGGATTGTCTTATACACAAATGCCAGTAAGTGCTGAAAACGGTGTAGGTGTCGTGACGGTTATTTTCCACGAAAGCGGACAATTCATTGAGTTTGACCCTTTTATCTTGCCACTGGAAAAGAAAACTGCACAAGGTGTTGGTTCAGCAACCACATATGCCAGACGATATTCTTTGTCGGCAGCATTTGGGATTGTTAGTGATCTGGACGATGACGGGAACGAAGCATCTGAAAACACACCTTCACAAAAACCTCAATTAGCAACAGACAAACAACTTAACCTTATCAATAAGCTTGTAACGGACGTAGCTAAGGCTATGAGCATTTCTAAAGAAGAGTCATATAAAACCCTTCAAAAGCACATGAAGAAGGATATGGAGTGGTATACACCTTCTGATGCTAGTAAGGCAATTGAGATATTAAATGGAGCTTTAAAGCAGGGGGCTTAA
- the comGB gene encoding competence type IV pilus assembly protein ComGB: MKPRKWSVNEQASFLKRTGELLARGYPIAEAIESIALQLSTKRKEELYGCLVELKKGLPFHDVLNNLGFHKDLIGYVYFAEQHGSFADALLEGSDLALLKDKDLRKLLKLLQYPMLLMFITGFLFIFIENTLLPRFTTLFSSLGLEANFFTKVIYAFDQYFPIVIGAVLVILFLTAIYYLLVFRKLTILQQRSQLVRIPIAGKILKMLFTHYFSIQLSFLLSGGISVSEALLLFEKNQRQPFYSKIAEEIKYKLVTGEKLETILAAFSFFEKEFPMIVKHGQENGKLEQELLFFSKHCVTNMEEIIEKSLKTIQPMLYLFIGFLVVSMYLAILLPMFHLLDGI, encoded by the coding sequence ATGAAACCTCGTAAATGGTCTGTAAATGAACAAGCAAGTTTCCTGAAGCGAACGGGGGAATTACTAGCACGGGGATATCCAATTGCCGAAGCAATTGAATCCATAGCATTACAACTGTCAACAAAACGAAAGGAGGAATTATATGGTTGTTTAGTAGAGTTAAAAAAAGGCTTACCATTTCATGATGTCTTAAACAATCTAGGCTTTCACAAAGACTTAATTGGCTATGTTTATTTTGCGGAACAGCATGGAAGCTTTGCCGATGCCTTATTAGAAGGAAGTGATCTCGCTCTATTAAAGGATAAAGATTTACGAAAGCTGCTAAAACTACTTCAATATCCGATGTTACTTATGTTTATTACTGGTTTTCTATTCATTTTCATCGAAAACACATTGCTGCCAAGGTTTACAACGCTTTTTTCATCACTCGGACTTGAAGCAAATTTTTTTACGAAGGTCATCTATGCTTTTGACCAATATTTCCCGATTGTTATAGGTGCTGTCCTTGTAATCCTCTTCCTGACAGCAATCTATTATCTTCTTGTATTTAGAAAACTCACTATTCTGCAGCAAAGGTCACAGCTAGTTCGTATCCCTATTGCTGGAAAAATCCTCAAAATGCTGTTTACACACTACTTTTCCATTCAACTTAGCTTCCTATTATCTGGTGGAATTTCAGTCTCTGAAGCCCTACTCCTATTTGAAAAAAATCAAAGACAACCGTTTTACAGCAAAATAGCTGAAGAGATTAAATATAAGCTTGTGACCGGAGAAAAATTGGAAACGATTTTAGCTGCCTTCTCATTTTTTGAAAAGGAATTTCCGATGATTGTTAAACACGGTCAAGAAAATGGAAAATTAGAGCAGGAATTACTATTTTTCAGCAAACATTGTGTCACCAACATGGAGGAAATAATTGAAAAAAGTTTAAAAACCATCCAGCCCATGCTTTACTTGTTTATTGGATTTCTCGTTGTTTCCATGTATTTAGCGATACTATTACCGATGTTCCATCTGCTTGATGGTATTTAA
- the comGE gene encoding competence type IV pilus minor pilin ComGE, producing the protein MLRSNKGFFLLELLLSLSALLMLSLYLLPLLMELRDQSRQLEIENTARKLLYEELQAKLIENQTFKNYSIIRNKVEYQIIWNDLVSTGQKEVCVKVEKNAFLPEYKVWGVLE; encoded by the coding sequence ATGTTACGGAGCAATAAGGGATTTTTTTTGCTTGAATTGCTTCTCTCGTTATCAGCATTGTTAATGCTTAGTTTATATTTATTGCCATTATTAATGGAGCTTAGAGACCAATCCCGACAATTGGAAATAGAGAATACGGCAAGAAAGCTTTTGTATGAAGAACTGCAAGCAAAATTAATTGAAAATCAAACCTTCAAAAATTACTCAATCATTCGAAATAAGGTAGAATACCAAATCATTTGGAATGATTTAGTATCAACTGGTCAAAAGGAGGTGTGTGTCAAAGTTGAAAAGAATGCATTCCTTCCAGAATATAAAGTTTGGGGTGTCCTCGAATGA